The proteins below come from a single Microbacterium sp. SLBN-154 genomic window:
- a CDS encoding ABC transporter substrate-binding protein produces the protein MRVTAKAGVGIVAAGLVLTGCAAGSTGGSDGGSENVTISYTNFISNGGNEENLQTIVDAFEEENAGITVEVTTLPYADYATALQTDVAAGTVSDVFDIEYGGFAEYQANGVLAELDVEDPSVYRQSVLEAYQADGAQYALPSSFSTVVLFYNKDLFDAAGLDYPSADWTWSEELAAAEALTDQDAGVWGDHQPVSFFEFYKVLAQNGGQFLNDDGTAVAFNTPEGIEAAEWLVEKSGTVMPTIEQGQGTPDFDTELFTSGNLAMLHTGIWMFGAFADVPFGWDIAVEPGNTQQASALFSNGVAVSADSENQEAAQAFAEFLTSSDVMVQIRLDAGWELPAISDEAELESYLTRGDPENRQAVFDSLDEVALQPVVGEGQQEMQDIMSEELVEAQAGRKSVEDALASAEERINAVIGG, from the coding sequence ATGAGAGTCACCGCAAAAGCCGGTGTCGGCATCGTCGCCGCAGGACTCGTGCTCACCGGCTGCGCCGCCGGCAGCACGGGCGGCAGCGATGGCGGCAGCGAGAACGTCACCATCAGCTACACCAACTTCATCTCGAACGGCGGCAACGAGGAGAACCTGCAGACCATCGTCGACGCCTTCGAGGAAGAGAACGCCGGCATCACCGTCGAGGTCACCACCCTGCCGTACGCCGACTACGCCACCGCTTTGCAGACGGATGTCGCTGCCGGCACCGTCTCAGACGTCTTCGACATCGAGTACGGCGGATTCGCCGAGTACCAGGCCAACGGCGTGCTGGCCGAGCTCGACGTCGAAGACCCGTCGGTCTACCGCCAGAGCGTGCTCGAGGCCTACCAGGCCGACGGTGCGCAGTACGCGCTGCCGAGCTCGTTCTCGACCGTCGTGCTCTTCTACAACAAGGACCTCTTCGACGCCGCGGGCCTGGACTACCCCTCCGCCGACTGGACCTGGTCGGAAGAGCTCGCCGCCGCCGAAGCCCTGACCGATCAGGATGCCGGGGTGTGGGGCGACCACCAGCCGGTGAGCTTCTTCGAGTTCTACAAGGTGCTCGCCCAGAACGGCGGGCAGTTCCTCAACGACGACGGCACCGCGGTCGCCTTCAACACCCCCGAGGGGATCGAAGCCGCCGAGTGGCTCGTCGAGAAGAGCGGCACCGTCATGCCGACGATCGAACAGGGCCAGGGAACCCCCGACTTCGACACCGAGCTGTTCACCAGCGGCAACCTCGCCATGCTGCACACCGGCATCTGGATGTTCGGCGCCTTCGCCGACGTACCCTTCGGGTGGGACATCGCCGTCGAACCCGGCAACACCCAGCAGGCGAGCGCCCTGTTCTCCAACGGCGTCGCGGTCTCGGCCGACTCCGAGAACCAGGAGGCCGCGCAGGCGTTCGCGGAGTTCCTCACCTCCAGCGACGTCATGGTGCAGATCCGCCTCGACGCCGGATGGGAGCTGCCCGCCATCTCGGATGAGGCCGAGCTCGAGAGCTACCTCACCCGCGGCGACCCCGAGAACCGGCAGGCCGTGTTCGACTCGCTCGACGAGGTCGCGCTGCAGCCGGTGGTCGGCGAAGGCCAGCAGGAGATGCAGGACATCATGAGCGAGGAGCTCGTCGAAGCCCAGGCTGGGCGGAAGAGCGTCGAAGACGCGCTCGCCTCGGCCGAGGAGCGCATCAACGCGGTCATCGGCGGCTGA
- a CDS encoding glycoside hydrolase family 15 protein, producing the protein MTVPPPGAFSHTAQIDRQALVAGSIELIERLQDPTGAYPASPTFSAYAGYSWFRDGAFIADAMSSAGRVASAERFFDWCAGVIVSRSAQIGRIAAAAQAGRPLADSEMLPTRFTFDGRDGDDDWWDFQLDGYGTWIWAVGAHVARHNADPGRWAEAIGLTLDYLAASWQRPCFDWWEEHSEHVHISTLGCLVAGARAAAALPVLGAEHRQVAETLAGEIDAAIAARGVSAAGLGRAPHLVKWVGSSAVDASLAAVVGVMDVVPAASALGLATISAIETDLAVDGGVHRFVDDTYFGGGQWPLLSCFLGLAQLRAGDRGRAEQLLDWAGATVDADGAMPEQVEDHLLAPDRLEEWVTRWGPSARPLLWSHAMYIRLAVDLGRPSAREEHSA; encoded by the coding sequence ATGACCGTTCCTCCTCCCGGCGCTTTCTCACACACCGCGCAGATCGACCGGCAGGCCCTCGTCGCCGGCAGCATCGAGCTGATCGAACGCCTGCAAGACCCCACTGGCGCGTACCCCGCGAGCCCGACGTTCTCGGCGTACGCCGGCTACAGCTGGTTCCGCGACGGGGCGTTCATTGCCGACGCGATGTCGAGCGCCGGTCGGGTGGCATCGGCCGAGCGGTTCTTCGACTGGTGCGCGGGCGTCATCGTCTCGCGGTCGGCACAGATCGGGCGGATCGCCGCGGCGGCCCAGGCGGGGCGCCCGCTCGCCGACAGCGAAATGCTCCCCACCCGCTTCACCTTCGACGGCCGCGACGGCGACGACGACTGGTGGGACTTCCAGCTCGACGGCTACGGCACCTGGATCTGGGCGGTCGGCGCGCACGTCGCCCGTCACAACGCCGACCCCGGCCGGTGGGCCGAAGCGATCGGGCTCACCCTCGACTACCTCGCCGCATCGTGGCAGCGCCCCTGCTTCGACTGGTGGGAAGAGCACTCCGAGCACGTGCACATCTCGACTCTCGGATGCCTCGTGGCCGGCGCCCGGGCAGCCGCAGCGCTGCCGGTGCTCGGCGCCGAGCACCGGCAGGTCGCCGAGACGCTCGCCGGGGAGATCGACGCGGCGATCGCTGCGCGCGGTGTGAGCGCCGCAGGCTTGGGGCGAGCGCCGCACCTGGTCAAGTGGGTCGGCTCGAGCGCGGTCGACGCCAGCCTCGCGGCGGTTGTCGGGGTGATGGACGTCGTGCCCGCGGCATCCGCTCTGGGGCTCGCGACCATCTCGGCGATCGAAACCGACCTCGCTGTCGACGGCGGCGTGCATCGCTTCGTCGACGACACCTACTTCGGCGGCGGGCAGTGGCCGCTGCTGTCGTGCTTCCTGGGGCTCGCGCAGCTGCGCGCGGGCGACCGCGGGCGCGCGGAGCAGCTGCTCGACTGGGCCGGAGCGACCGTCGACGCCGACGGCGCGATGCCCGAGCAGGTCGAAGACCATCTGCTCGCCCCCGACCGGCTCGAGGAGTGGGTGACGCGCTGGGGGCCCTCGGCGCGCCCGCTGCTGTGGAGCCACGCCATGTACATCCGACTCGCGGTCGACCTCGGCCGCCCGAGCGCCCGTGAGGAGCACTCCGCATGA
- a CDS encoding glycoside hydrolase family 31 protein, giving the protein MITHRPAGSGHPYLVTTDQRWPVHPVAGEPLRLGVRASADVSEVVAEITVTAPDGGVTTRSQPLTRVEPARAEGAAEPDGHLAAAQERLAGSGGGWVLETTAPDAGSTLAYLFIGTTDDGREQRTRGFSTGVAAWQPAPDDVVTAVGARRVIPGSVSVLTDGRVRSRVRFALPLADGEHVTGFGERFDTLDQRGSVLDCVVFEQYKSQGAARKTYLPMPFAHVIGGDGWGFHVRTTRRTWFDIGSSTPDRIIVEAEVGPAAPGVEVAFYDGAPREVLDAFVAETGRPEELPDWVFRLWASGNEWNTQAEVVRQMDLHREHDVPVGSVVIEAWSDESTFTAFRDARYEVTEDGAPHRLADFTFPADGAWPDPKGMVDDLRERDIRVLLWQIPLLKARPHPTGQAKADREAAVRENVLIREPDARGGLRPYRNRGWWFPLSTMPDLTDERAARWWTDKRRYLVEEVGIDGFKTDGGEHAWGSELVYLDGRRGDEANNTFAVAYAKAYGDLLRSAGKAPVTFSRAGFTGAGAHGAVWAGDENSTWEAFRWSMFAGLSAAASGVLYWGWDIAGFSGPLPTAELYLRATAASTFVPIMQYHSEYNHHRTPLRDRTPWNIAAETGDESVLPVFRSFAQLRERLVPYLAASARETVRTSVPLMRPVYFDHPSFEGAWSHPFQWFLGADLFVSPVVTEGDVEHEVALPPGEWIDAFRGERVSGGAVLRRTVEIDEAPVYVRAEAWEAMAPVFGR; this is encoded by the coding sequence ATGATCACCCACCGACCGGCCGGATCGGGTCACCCCTACCTCGTGACGACCGATCAGCGCTGGCCCGTCCACCCCGTCGCCGGCGAGCCGCTGCGCCTGGGCGTTCGGGCGTCGGCCGACGTGAGCGAGGTGGTCGCCGAGATCACGGTCACGGCCCCCGATGGTGGGGTGACGACGCGGAGTCAGCCGCTCACGCGTGTCGAGCCGGCCCGGGCCGAGGGTGCGGCCGAGCCCGACGGTCACCTCGCCGCCGCGCAGGAGCGACTGGCGGGAAGCGGCGGCGGATGGGTGCTCGAGACGACCGCGCCCGACGCGGGGAGCACGCTGGCGTACCTCTTTATCGGGACCACCGACGATGGTCGAGAGCAGCGCACCCGCGGGTTCTCCACGGGCGTCGCCGCCTGGCAGCCCGCACCCGACGACGTCGTCACCGCGGTAGGGGCGCGCCGCGTCATCCCGGGCAGTGTCTCGGTGCTGACCGACGGTCGGGTGAGGTCGCGCGTGCGGTTCGCTCTGCCACTGGCGGACGGGGAGCACGTCACCGGGTTTGGAGAGCGCTTCGACACCCTCGACCAGCGCGGCAGCGTTCTCGACTGCGTCGTGTTCGAGCAGTACAAGAGCCAGGGTGCGGCGCGGAAGACGTACCTGCCGATGCCGTTCGCGCACGTGATCGGCGGTGACGGCTGGGGCTTCCACGTGCGGACGACCCGGCGCACCTGGTTCGACATCGGCAGCTCTACTCCTGACCGGATCATCGTGGAAGCCGAGGTCGGGCCGGCGGCGCCGGGCGTCGAGGTGGCCTTCTACGACGGGGCGCCGCGCGAGGTGCTCGACGCGTTCGTCGCCGAGACCGGGCGGCCCGAAGAGCTGCCCGACTGGGTGTTCCGGCTGTGGGCGAGCGGGAATGAGTGGAACACGCAGGCCGAGGTGGTGCGTCAGATGGACCTGCACCGCGAGCACGACGTACCCGTCGGGTCGGTCGTCATCGAGGCGTGGAGCGATGAGAGCACGTTCACGGCGTTCCGAGACGCCAGGTACGAGGTGACGGAGGACGGTGCACCGCACCGGCTCGCCGACTTCACCTTCCCCGCCGACGGCGCCTGGCCCGACCCGAAGGGGATGGTGGATGACCTGCGCGAGCGCGACATCCGGGTCTTGCTCTGGCAGATCCCGCTGCTGAAAGCGCGTCCGCACCCGACCGGGCAGGCGAAGGCCGACCGCGAGGCGGCGGTGCGCGAGAACGTGCTGATCCGCGAGCCTGATGCGCGCGGGGGCCTTAGGCCGTACCGCAACCGCGGCTGGTGGTTTCCGCTCTCGACCATGCCCGACCTCACCGATGAGCGGGCGGCGCGGTGGTGGACGGACAAGCGGCGCTACCTCGTCGAGGAGGTCGGCATCGACGGGTTCAAGACCGACGGCGGCGAGCACGCGTGGGGGAGCGAGCTGGTCTACCTCGACGGCCGGCGCGGCGATGAGGCGAACAACACCTTCGCCGTCGCGTACGCGAAGGCGTACGGCGACCTGCTCCGCTCCGCAGGCAAAGCCCCGGTGACCTTCAGCCGGGCCGGGTTCACCGGGGCCGGCGCCCACGGCGCCGTGTGGGCGGGCGACGAGAACTCCACGTGGGAGGCGTTCCGCTGGTCGATGTTCGCGGGGCTGTCGGCCGCCGCCAGCGGCGTCCTCTACTGGGGCTGGGACATTGCGGGGTTCTCGGGACCGCTGCCGACAGCGGAGCTGTACCTGCGGGCGACGGCGGCGTCGACGTTCGTGCCGATCATGCAGTACCACTCCGAGTACAACCACCACCGCACGCCGCTGCGCGACCGCACGCCGTGGAACATCGCCGCCGAGACCGGCGACGAGTCGGTGCTGCCGGTGTTCCGGTCGTTCGCGCAGCTGCGGGAGCGGCTTGTGCCCTACCTCGCCGCGTCGGCGCGCGAGACGGTGCGCACGTCGGTGCCGCTGATGCGCCCGGTGTACTTCGATCACCCGTCGTTCGAGGGTGCGTGGTCGCATCCGTTCCAGTGGTTCCTCGGGGCGGATCTGTTCGTGTCGCCGGTGGTGACCGAGGGTGACGTCGAGCACGAGGTGGCGCTGCCGCCGGGCGAGTGGATCGACGCGTTCCGCGGCGAGCGGGTGTCGGGCGGGGCCGTTCTGCGGCGCACCGTCGAGATCGACGAGGCGCCGGTGTACGTGCGCGCCGAGGCGTGGGAGGCGATGGCCCCGGTCTTCGGGCGGTGA
- a CDS encoding ArsR/SmtB family transcription factor — translation MSHDPRAPVDPQDGYVDVAAEIFRLLSDPTRIRVILALQEGERSVTQLAEVVGKSPTVVSQHLAKMRLGRLVRARREGTTMFYSLIDEHVRRLVTEAVFQAEHTVDDDPRHHRGPGR, via the coding sequence GTGAGCCATGACCCGCGCGCACCCGTCGATCCGCAGGACGGGTATGTGGATGTCGCGGCTGAGATCTTCCGGCTCCTGTCCGACCCCACCCGCATCCGCGTCATCCTCGCGCTCCAAGAGGGCGAACGCTCGGTGACCCAGCTCGCGGAGGTCGTCGGCAAGTCGCCGACCGTCGTCTCGCAGCACCTCGCCAAGATGCGCCTCGGTCGCCTGGTGCGCGCGCGGCGCGAGGGAACCACCATGTTCTACAGCCTGATCGACGAGCACGTGCGCCGGCTCGTCACCGAGGCGGTGTTCCAGGCCGAGCACACGGTCGACGACGACCCACGGCACCACCGCGGCCCCGGTCGTTGA
- a CDS encoding MFS transporter, translating to MRAGIASVLGNRTYRALFGAQVIALVGTGLLTVALGLLAFELAGAAAGAVLGTALAIKMVAYVGVAPVIAALVHRLPAKAVLVGADLVRLVMAVSLPFVTEVWQIYALIFLLQAASATFTPTFQSLIPAVLPAPDDYTRALSLSRIAYDLEAILSPVLAAALLVLVPFSALFAGTAFGFAGSAVLVLVAAVPRVVSTESSTFWQRLAGGARIFLRTPSLRFVLVANVVVATGVGLVLVNTVMLVKDRAGADDAAVALALAVFGAGSVVAALAVPRAVTRWSVPAAMRAGAVVVTGGLAGGVAAALAPAGSGAAWWGMLVAWLVLGAGTSLIATPTGRLLAEAASPENRSLVFAAQFALSHACYLVTYPIAGWVGAGSVAASAAVLGGLAAGATLALLLISDSGPTPKRRARVTEAGTRIRRTRASSRPR from the coding sequence ATGCGTGCAGGTATTGCGAGCGTACTCGGCAATCGGACATACCGGGCGCTCTTCGGTGCGCAGGTGATCGCGCTCGTCGGAACCGGTCTTCTCACCGTCGCCCTCGGCCTTCTCGCGTTCGAGCTCGCCGGAGCCGCCGCCGGGGCAGTCCTCGGAACGGCGCTCGCGATCAAGATGGTGGCGTACGTGGGGGTCGCCCCGGTCATCGCCGCGCTCGTGCATCGCCTGCCGGCAAAGGCCGTGCTCGTCGGAGCCGACCTCGTGCGCCTGGTGATGGCCGTCTCGCTGCCGTTCGTCACCGAGGTGTGGCAGATCTACGCCCTCATCTTCCTGCTGCAGGCCGCGTCAGCGACATTCACGCCGACGTTCCAGTCGCTGATCCCCGCGGTGCTTCCCGCGCCCGACGACTACACGCGCGCCCTGTCGCTTTCGAGGATCGCCTACGACCTCGAGGCGATCCTCAGTCCCGTGCTCGCCGCCGCGCTGCTGGTTCTCGTGCCGTTCTCGGCGCTGTTCGCCGGAACAGCGTTCGGGTTCGCTGGGTCGGCGGTGCTCGTGCTCGTCGCTGCCGTGCCGCGGGTCGTCTCGACGGAGTCATCCACGTTCTGGCAGCGCCTCGCGGGGGGTGCCCGGATCTTCCTGCGCACGCCGTCGCTCCGCTTCGTGCTCGTTGCGAATGTCGTCGTCGCAACGGGCGTCGGGCTCGTGCTGGTGAACACCGTCATGCTCGTGAAGGATCGTGCGGGAGCGGATGACGCCGCCGTCGCGCTCGCCCTCGCGGTGTTCGGCGCCGGGTCGGTGGTTGCGGCGCTCGCCGTGCCGCGGGCGGTGACGCGGTGGTCGGTGCCGGCCGCCATGCGGGCCGGGGCCGTCGTCGTTACGGGCGGACTGGCGGGAGGGGTTGCGGCGGCGCTTGCTCCGGCGGGAAGCGGCGCGGCGTGGTGGGGGATGCTCGTCGCATGGCTGGTGCTCGGGGCGGGGACGTCGTTGATCGCGACGCCGACGGGCCGTCTTCTTGCCGAGGCCGCGAGCCCCGAGAATCGGTCGCTGGTGTTCGCCGCCCAATTTGCGCTGTCGCATGCGTGCTACCTGGTGACCTACCCGATCGCGGGTTGGGTCGGGGCGGGGAGTGTCGCCGCGTCCGCGGCCGTGCTCGGTGGGCTGGCGGCGGGGGCGACTCTCGCCCTGCTCCTCATCAGCGATTCGGGCCCGACGCCGAAGCGCCGGGCCCGAGTCACCGAAGCGGGAACGCGTATCAGACGAACACGAGCGAGTTCGAGACCGAGATGA
- a CDS encoding alpha/beta hydrolase family protein: MRQRLLRRNSFWLVFSLVLMLVSAVGASLVQTAGGSVEVKDMQWEAASGREMNALLFKPVAASADDPRPAIVVSHGWWNNREMQTANYVELARRGYVVVSIDMYGHGDSDPLPAGEEAVGGTGMYDTVKLLADLPYVDTERIGVSGHSNGARAANFSVALDNEADTPLIASVLLVDNDAVYTDEEGAYTNVYGSRDTGIVQAQYDEFFFRSYDAEGNALTPPREFLSTPNAQSFLSFGADPADAEQREGFEVYTENVDGDEAMRVIYSLPQTHPWSTISSAAVGHLVDFFEESLGAPNPIPASNQIWQIKEIFTTIGLIGFGVFLVAFTRAMLAVPAFARLRVSEPVPAAAPTRKGLAWFWGGLALSVGISAISYVLLSQAPWAGGIAFGVTDLIAPGVPWFIGIWAAINGLAAIVIMVVSYLVFGRESGQDLRASGVLPGWGRFFQGIALALVTVVAAFLVVFVLDYFFTTDFRLWVVAVKVFTPEKIWFALLVLPLFLVYFFANSVAINGFNRFTLAGKEWLNTLVLAVFNALGPIILVVLQYTTFFITGETIPGFGGIFSIWLFPVILILAVAAVISRKIYRATNNPYIGGFLNAAVVTLISVSNSLVFV, encoded by the coding sequence ATGAGGCAACGACTTCTGCGGCGCAACAGCTTCTGGCTGGTGTTCTCGCTCGTTCTCATGCTCGTGTCTGCGGTAGGGGCGTCGCTGGTGCAGACCGCCGGCGGCAGCGTCGAGGTCAAAGACATGCAGTGGGAGGCGGCCTCGGGCCGCGAGATGAACGCGCTGCTGTTCAAGCCGGTGGCGGCGTCAGCCGACGACCCGCGCCCCGCGATCGTCGTCAGCCACGGCTGGTGGAACAACCGCGAGATGCAGACGGCGAACTACGTCGAGCTCGCGCGTCGCGGGTACGTCGTCGTCTCGATCGACATGTACGGCCACGGCGACTCCGACCCGCTGCCGGCGGGTGAGGAAGCGGTCGGCGGCACCGGAATGTACGACACGGTGAAGCTCCTCGCCGACCTGCCCTACGTCGACACCGAGCGCATCGGCGTCTCGGGGCACTCCAACGGCGCCCGCGCCGCGAACTTCTCCGTCGCCCTCGACAACGAGGCCGACACCCCGCTCATCGCCTCGGTGCTGCTGGTCGACAACGACGCGGTCTACACCGATGAGGAGGGCGCGTACACGAACGTCTACGGCTCCCGCGACACCGGCATCGTGCAGGCGCAGTACGACGAGTTCTTCTTCCGCAGCTACGACGCCGAGGGCAACGCGCTGACCCCGCCGCGCGAGTTCCTCTCCACCCCGAACGCCCAGTCGTTCCTGTCGTTCGGCGCCGACCCGGCCGACGCCGAGCAGCGCGAAGGCTTCGAGGTCTACACCGAGAACGTCGACGGCGATGAGGCGATGCGCGTCATCTACTCGCTGCCGCAGACGCACCCGTGGTCGACGATCTCGAGCGCCGCGGTCGGCCACCTGGTCGACTTCTTCGAGGAGTCGCTGGGGGCTCCGAACCCGATCCCGGCGAGCAACCAGATCTGGCAGATCAAGGAGATCTTCACCACGATCGGGCTCATCGGCTTCGGTGTCTTCCTGGTCGCCTTCACCCGCGCGATGCTCGCGGTTCCGGCCTTCGCCCGCCTTCGCGTGAGCGAACCCGTGCCCGCCGCCGCGCCGACCCGCAAGGGGCTCGCGTGGTTCTGGGGCGGACTCGCGCTCTCGGTCGGCATCTCGGCGATCAGCTACGTGCTGCTGAGCCAAGCCCCCTGGGCGGGCGGCATCGCGTTCGGCGTCACCGACCTCATCGCACCCGGCGTGCCGTGGTTCATCGGGATCTGGGCGGCGATCAACGGCCTCGCGGCCATCGTCATCATGGTGGTGTCGTACCTGGTGTTCGGGCGTGAGAGCGGCCAAGACCTCCGCGCGTCGGGCGTGCTCCCCGGGTGGGGCCGGTTCTTCCAGGGCATCGCGCTGGCCCTCGTCACGGTGGTGGCCGCGTTCCTCGTCGTGTTCGTGCTGGACTACTTCTTCACGACCGACTTCCGCCTGTGGGTGGTCGCGGTGAAGGTGTTCACGCCCGAGAAGATCTGGTTCGCACTGCTCGTGCTGCCGCTGTTCCTGGTGTACTTCTTCGCCAACTCGGTGGCGATCAACGGGTTCAACCGCTTCACGCTGGCGGGCAAGGAGTGGCTGAACACGCTCGTGCTCGCCGTCTTCAACGCGCTGGGCCCGATCATCCTCGTGGTGCTGCAGTACACGACGTTCTTCATCACGGGCGAGACGATCCCGGGCTTCGGGGGCATCTTCAGCATCTGGCTGTTCCCCGTCATCCTGATCCTCGCGGTGGCGGCGGTGATCAGCCGGAAGATCTACCGCGCGACGAACAACCCGTACATCGGGGGCTTCCTGAACGCGGCGGTCGTGACCCTCATCTCGGTCTCGAACTCGCTCGTGTTCGTCTGA
- a CDS encoding BLUF domain-containing protein, whose amino-acid sequence MSITSGDELVSVVYVSRATADVGDDTLRDILTESRENNAQSGVTGVLLYRDGQFVQVLEGPRDSVQSLVATITADPRHGDIRIVLDEPIDERQFGDWTMEFRPVATPQAALPEGFHDTFDDLDAAESPDRAARAVHDIGLWVKARTPRG is encoded by the coding sequence ATGAGCATCACCAGCGGCGATGAGCTCGTGTCGGTCGTCTACGTCAGCAGGGCCACAGCGGATGTCGGCGACGACACCCTGCGCGACATCCTCACCGAGAGCCGCGAGAACAACGCCCAGTCGGGCGTGACCGGCGTTCTGCTCTACCGTGACGGCCAGTTCGTGCAGGTGCTCGAGGGTCCGCGCGACTCGGTCCAGAGCCTGGTGGCGACGATCACGGCAGATCCGCGGCACGGCGACATCCGCATCGTGCTCGACGAGCCGATCGACGAGCGTCAGTTCGGCGACTGGACGATGGAGTTCCGTCCCGTCGCGACACCGCAGGCCGCGTTGCCCGAAGGGTTCCACGACACCTTCGATGATCTGGATGCTGCGGAGAGCCCCGACCGCGCCGCCCGCGCCGTCCACGACATCGGGCTGTGGGTCAAGGCGCGCACACCCCGGGGTTAA